The following are from one region of the Anaeropeptidivorans aminofermentans genome:
- a CDS encoding zinc-ribbon domain-containing protein → MLCPRCTKEIKDGSKFCPYCGENLNQNLEIKQQKTNFYQPEKINGPELQSTRAAGFKRILPIVILGFIGAIIVAGVFIVKGEEIKNIFKKDQTLVLSENKDKENSSSEISKKLSTEETKNSSDKDDRNVSELEERQIPNLKEFYETNQYPLFLLENKTVDQRLKTLLGRDFDYFMECFDTSEGIYNEERDSYIITGGVRGLYTIMEGIVEITQSGELYAAYLEDNNVNYYSSNKEFNFDNDTFLNWIFQFGDRPVIYKNQLDNIQIGGVYSRNDDARFDILYKEDTDSIYFEGSAYPYYLRRWVDWNQGGNHCILS, encoded by the coding sequence ATGTTATGCCCAAGATGTACTAAAGAAATTAAAGACGGAAGTAAATTTTGCCCCTATTGCGGAGAAAATTTAAATCAGAACTTAGAAATAAAGCAGCAAAAAACTAATTTTTATCAACCTGAGAAGATAAATGGGCCTGAATTACAATCCACAAGGGCAGCCGGATTTAAACGAATTTTACCTATCGTAATTTTAGGTTTTATAGGAGCAATTATCGTTGCAGGAGTGTTCATTGTTAAAGGGGAAGAGATAAAAAACATTTTTAAGAAGGACCAAACCCTTGTACTATCTGAAAATAAAGATAAAGAAAACTCTTCTTCTGAGATTTCAAAAAAGTTATCAACAGAGGAAACCAAAAACTCCTCGGATAAGGATGATAGAAATGTTTCTGAATTAGAAGAGCGACAAATTCCTAATCTGAAGGAGTTCTATGAAACCAATCAATACCCATTATTTTTACTAGAAAATAAAACAGTAGACCAAAGACTGAAGACACTTTTAGGAAGAGATTTTGATTATTTTATGGAATGTTTTGACACTTCTGAAGGAATTTATAACGAAGAAAGAGATTCTTATATTATTACGGGCGGTGTAAGAGGCCTCTATACAATAATGGAAGGCATTGTAGAAATTACACAATCAGGAGAGCTTTATGCCGCTTATTTAGAAGACAACAATGTTAATTACTATTCAAGCAATAAGGAATTTAATTTTGACAATGATACATTCCTGAATTGGATATTCCAGTTTGGTGACAGGCCTGTAATATACAAAAACCAGCTTGATAATATCCAAATAGGTGGGGTGTACAGCCGGAATGATGACGCAAGATTTGATATTTTATATAAAGAAGATACAGATAGTATATATTTTGAAGGTTCTGCTTATCCTTATTATCTGCGCAGATGGGTTGACTGGAATCAAGGAGGCAATCACTGCATCTTATCCTAA
- a CDS encoding helix-turn-helix domain-containing protein, whose product MDYKKLGQRIRDERTKNNLTQAQLAELVDISDTYIGQIERGERSLTLDTLTRLCNKLNVTIDFLLQDYIPTKEDIIVEQFKQIISKGSDTQKQMALDVIKTMFRYLDT is encoded by the coding sequence ATGGATTATAAAAAGTTAGGGCAAAGAATAAGAGATGAACGCACTAAAAATAACTTAACACAGGCTCAGCTTGCCGAACTTGTAGATATTTCGGATACTTATATCGGTCAAATTGAACGTGGGGAAAGAAGCCTTACTTTAGATACATTAACGAGACTTTGCAACAAACTAAATGTTACAATAGACTTTTTGCTTCAAGACTATATTCCCACCAAGGAAGATATTATCGTCGAACAATTTAAACAGATCATAAGCAAAGGTTCTGACACACAGAAACAAATGGCACTCGATGTAATTAAAACCATGTTCCGGTATCTAGATACATAG